A genome region from Mercenaria mercenaria strain notata chromosome 11, MADL_Memer_1, whole genome shotgun sequence includes the following:
- the LOC123532341 gene encoding proprotein convertase subtilisin/kexin type 5-like produces MPYCTPEGCVFQCPENTFVNGSNCAIHCADMYIYNKSCIHTCPNTHPLVEERIRIISLQFHKYKFCRDLCPPQNFQLNGKCIKSCQDDHKFVENGKCLDKCSTTSHVHRNITLGSRLLGIECLSTCSGEYPFHRNQSCVSMCDEAEVVVDSRCLQECPEKKRNELDLNLCVVLGKCRNNWPDQIYCSESCPENFYSYNMTCRNNCPLDASYIWNGTCVSACPRAYSYKKWVYAWEYSGYEKHLECTDKCPRKTDMLSLECVPHCKHGTVSYNNMCVKQCPQNTYISDNRNTKEISCVTECAKYVHQGKCVDVCPGFNINKSCVDSCPSNYTFIYQSSCESACPNNTCLTEDGIHCTDECSFDPRDNTLADVCPTHTPYKRENICVSECKVNEVLDDKNNCINVTECKRPVLSHGRCQDECPAGYLYMAHNYLIDGDYRSYYPDHTYSYNADDLKNDPCVTVISAYLPTMVFGLLTLMYGLWFVCFISTKQIKYLKTRKDQAIREQAEVTKEPAAIQDFSGETFEDTEDVRLIDVSTEEQATSQELSTKTFEDNEDVRLIDVTIENQATNHDLPGGTFVDDEEVQLIETAIDDNA; encoded by the exons ATGCCGTATTGTACCCCAGAGGGATGCGTCTTTCAGTGTCCTGAAAATACGTTTGTGAACGGGAGTAACTGTGCTATACACTGTGCagatatgtatatatacaataaaagttGTATTCATACCTGTCCAAATACACATCCTTTAGTCGAGGAAAGAATCAGAATAATCAGCTTACAGTTTcataaatataagttttgcagAGATTTGTGCCCACCGCAAAACTTTCAGTTAAACGGAAAGTGCATAAAATCATGCCAAGACGATCACAAATTTGTCGAAAACGGCAAATGCCTTGATAAATGTTCTACTACTAGTCATGTGCATCGAAATATCACTTTAGGCAGTCGCCTACTTGGGATAGAATGCCTGTCCACTTGCAGTGGTGAATACCCATTCCATCGAAATCAAAGTTGTGTCTCAATGTGTGATGAAGCAGAAGTTGTTGTGGACAGTAGATGTTTACAGGAATGCCCGGAAAAGAAGCGAAATGAACTCGACTTAAACTTATGTGTTGTGTTAGGAAAATGTAGGAACAATTGGCCTGATCAAATATATTGTTCAGAATCTTGCCCGGAGAATTTTTACTCATATAATATGACATGCAGAAATAATTGTCCACTGGATGCAAGCTACATTTGGAATGGAACTTGTGTCAGTGCTTGTCCAAGGGCGTACTCTTACAAAAAGTGGGTGTATGCATGGGAATACAGCGGTTATGAAAAGCATCTCGAATGTACTGACAAATGTCCGCGAAAGACAGACATGTTATCTCTGGAATGTGTCCCGCATTGCAAACATGGAACAGTGAGTTACAATaatatgtgtgtaaaacaatGTCCGCAAAATACATATATATCCGACAACCGCAATACTAAGGAAATTTCGTGTGTCACAGAATGTGCTAAATATGTTCATCAGGGTAAATGCGTTGATGTTTGTCCGGGATTCAACATAAATAAATCATGTGTCGACAGCTGTCCAAgtaattatacatttatataccAAAGCTCGTGCGAATCAGCTTGTCCGAACAATACATGTTTGACAGAAGATGGTATACATTGTACAGATGAGTGCTCATTTGATCCAAGAGATAATACATTAGCTGATGTATGTCCAACGCATACTCCATACAAAAGGGAGAATATTTGTGTGTCTGAATGTAAAGTTAACGAAGTGTTAGATGATAAAAATAACTGTATAAATGTAACAGAGTGTAAGAGGCCGGTTTTATCACACGGACGTTGCCAAGATGAATGCCCTGCTGGATATCTTTACATGGCACATAACTATCTTATTGATGGCGATTATCGGAGTTACTATCCGGACCACACATATTCTTACAACGCTGATGATCTAAAAAACGATCCGTGTGTTACCGTTATCAGTGCTTATTTACCGACGATGGTATTTGGATTGTTGACATTAATGTATGGGTtatggtttgtttgttttatttccacAAAACAAATAAAGTATTTGAAAACACGAAAAGATCAGGCAATAAGAGAACAG GCTGAGGTAACTAAGGAACCAGCGGCGATTCAAGATTTTTCTGGCGAGACATTTGAGGATACTGAAGATGTGCGTTTAATTGATGTGTCAACTGAAGAGCAAGCCACGAGCCAAGAGTTGTCTACTAAGACATTTGAAGATAATGAAGATGTACGTTTGATTGATGTTACAATTGAAAATCAAGCGACGAACCATGACTTGCCTGGCGGAACATTTGTGGATGATGAAGAGGTACAATTGATTGAAACGGCAATTGATGATAATGCATAG